A segment of the Aureliella helgolandensis genome:
TGTCATCCACTATCGTTGCCCCCACCGCACCGGAAAGGTTGACGAACAGACTCTCATGGGCCTCGACAACCGTATCGCCGTTGACGGCAATCGCAATCGTCTGCAGTGTGTCCCCAGGACCAAAGGCTATTTGACCGGCGCTGCCCAGAAAATCGCTACCGGCCGTTGCCGTGCCGTTCGCAGTGGCCCAGTCTACCGTCGTCGTGCCGGAGGTATCGCCCTGCCGCATCACTGTAAACACCAGATCTACCGGACCAGCGTTTCCTTCGATCACTTCAGTATTGCCAACTGCAATGGTCGTGCTCGTATCAGCAAGAGCGCGATAATCCCAATTGAGGATATCATGACTTTGTGCTCCTCCTCCTGAAACTCCTGTAAATCCAACCCATGCCGTACCAACATTTAAGTCCAACGAATGCGCAAGATCGACCGCCACCGTCAGTGCCGGAGTACTAAGGTCGTCCAGAAAGACCGACATCGTGCCAGGCTGGTAGACGACCTTCACCTGATGAACATTTCCGTCATTGATGTCAAAGGCTGGAGTTACCGTACCGAGCGAAGCCGACTCCAGATTGCTGTTGGGTGCGATGCCCAGCGTATGGATCCCGACATGGTTATTGTTGGGATCATTCGTTTCGCTGTTTTGAAAGGTATCAAACTCGATAGCCAGACTGTTGGGAACGCCCTTGTAACCGAGGCCACTGCCAGCACCACCCAGTGCGTCAACACCGGAATTTTGAATTACAAACGCAAATCCATCGGAGCCGCTACCGTTAGTTTGAAACTCAAAAGTTGTCTCAAAACCCACTGCAACCAGCTGAGGCGTGGCGTACCAACCGGCCCCCTGTTGGCTGGTCAGCTGCGGTGTCAGGCGCAGAGAATTGTATGCGCCAACGGGAGCGGCCGCGGCGCCCACGAGATTCAAACCGACCGGGGCGCTGAAGTCGAGATAGGCAATGGTCGGCGTATTGTCGTCGTCCTGGATCGTGCCTTGACCGATTCCATCGACGATGGTGGCGTCCGTCGCATTCGAGAGATTGACCACAAACAATTCGTCGGACTCAATCGTCGTGTCACCGTTGACCGGCACCGTGATCGTCTTGGAAAGCTCACCAGGGGCGAACGTAATTGTTCCGCTTGTCACCCCATAATCGCTGCTGGAATTCGCCGTAACGTCGGCCGTGGAGAACTCGACTGTGGAGGTTCCTGACGTATTACCACTGCGGGCGACGGTGAACACAAGTCCGCTGGTCCCGCTATCTCCCTCCGCTAGCTGCACATCGTTGATGGCCAGTTCCGAACTGGCTAGCATGCCTTCCATCTTAACATTGTCGACGAAACCGTCTTCGCGGCTGCTGCTGACTTTGGAACGAAAACGCAACTGAAAATCGGAAACGAGGTAGCTGCCGTCGATGGAGACCGTTTCGTTGTGCCAGCTATTTTCCTGATCGACGTTTCCCTTGAGCGACGCCACTTCGTTCCAGCTGTTGCCGTCATACAGATCCAACGCGATGTATTCGCCACGATCAAAGCTGCTTTCGATGTACCACGAAAACGTCAGTTCGGCGCTGCCATAACCAGTCAGGTCCAGCGGGTTGGCCTGGCTCAGCGTAGCGTTGGAAGCGGAGCCGTCGATTTCGGCGGCATACAATCCATCAGCGGCGCGCTGTGTAGTGCGAGCCCAATCGTTCTGACTGTCTTCGACCCAGTTTCCGTTCCACTCGCCCTGTTCAAAGCTGTCGCCGAAAAGGGTTACCGGATCGCCTGGCATGCGTGGACCAAGGCTGAGTACAAACGCGTCCGCGAATCCTGGATTGGTGTGGTTGGCCGTGTTGATCGGATCGGGGGCGAAGTCGCTCGTGGTGCTACTGCTGGTCCCAATCACCAGCAGATTGCCGTTGGAGTCCGTTTGAACATCCGGAGACAGTTCGTTTCCAGTTCCTCCAATTAGCAGCGCAGAAAATGGTGTGCCACTGTTGTCCGTTGGGCCACTGACCAAAAATTCACCTACGCCAGGATCAAGATCGATGTCGCCACGGAATCCGCCCGACACAACCAACTCGCCTGTCGCCGTGCTTGAGACTCTCGCGTTGCTGTACGCGTCACCTGGAAGCAAATGCGACCAAAGTTCGCTTCCCGCAGAGTCAAACTGTCTGATATCAGTCCCCATGGACTGAGGCAGTGTTGATTCGGAATTCAACTTGGCAGCGCCGGTGACGAAAGCTTGGCCCTGCTCACTGACGACTAAGCCACTTGAGCTAGTTTCTTCAACTCCTTCACAGGATTGGCCCCACTGGAAGGTTCCGCTCGAATCCAGCTTGGCTACGAATCCATCACTTGCCCCCTGGCTGTAAACGGTGAACGGACCGAAGTCAGCTTGATCATTGAATCCACCGGGGATGGCGTTGTCCAAATCAAAGTCCGTTTCCCCCAACATGGAGCCAACCCTATACGTGTTCCCTGCCGCGTCAACAGCTGCGGACTGTGGAAAAACGCTATGGTCGTCGCCTCCAGCCAATACCACGGAATCGAAAAGGAGTCCCGCCAACAACCGTCGATCTTCCAGCGACTCCAGGCGAAGCCGCAGACGAGCTCGTAACTTATTTCGGCGCGGTGACTTCTTTTTGCGGCTAACGCGGCTCGACTGGGACATGGCTGAGTTCCTAAATTCAGTGAGAGGGGCAGTTGGGAAGCCCAGCGGAGGGCCTGGGCTCTACTCATCAATGCGAGAGTTAACCTGCGAACCTCTAACGAAATGGTAGAATTCTGGAATAAGTCCCAATCAAGCTCATGCGCTTGAGCGCGAGTTCGGCTAGGGCAGTGTGAGCGAAATAGCGTAGTTACGCTCAACTGAGAGTGGGAATACCACCGTCTGGCGACAGTAGCTACAGTGCACTTAGTTCGAATCGGCACGCTGAACATGCAGCAGGACGACGCCTTCCAAGCTAACTACCGCAGCCAGGGTCGTGCCG
Coding sequences within it:
- a CDS encoding Calx-beta domain-containing protein encodes the protein MSQSSRVSRKKKSPRRNKLRARLRLRLESLEDRRLLAGLLFDSVVLAGGDDHSVFPQSAAVDAAGNTYRVGSMLGETDFDLDNAIPGGFNDQADFGPFTVYSQGASDGFVAKLDSSGTFQWGQSCEGVEETSSSGLVVSEQGQAFVTGAAKLNSESTLPQSMGTDIRQFDSAGSELWSHLLPGDAYSNARVSSTATGELVVSGGFRGDIDLDPGVGEFLVSGPTDNSGTPFSALLIGGTGNELSPDVQTDSNGNLLVIGTSSSTTSDFAPDPINTANHTNPGFADAFVLSLGPRMPGDPVTLFGDSFEQGEWNGNWVEDSQNDWARTTQRAADGLYAAEIDGSASNATLSQANPLDLTGYGSAELTFSWYIESSFDRGEYIALDLYDGNSWNEVASLKGNVDQENSWHNETVSIDGSYLVSDFQLRFRSKVSSSREDGFVDNVKMEGMLASSELAINDVQLAEGDSGTSGLVFTVARSGNTSGTSTVEFSTADVTANSSSDYGVTSGTITFAPGELSKTITVPVNGDTTIESDELFVVNLSNATDATIVDGIGQGTIQDDDNTPTIAYLDFSAPVGLNLVGAAAAPVGAYNSLRLTPQLTSQQGAGWYATPQLVAVGFETTFEFQTNGSGSDGFAFVIQNSGVDALGGAGSGLGYKGVPNSLAIEFDTFQNSETNDPNNNHVGIHTLGIAPNSNLESASLGTVTPAFDINDGNVHQVKVVYQPGTMSVFLDDLSTPALTVAVDLAHSLDLNVGTAWVGFTGVSGGGAQSHDILNWDYRALADTSTTIAVGNTEVIEGNAGPVDLVFTVMRQGDTSGTTTVDWATANGTATAGSDFLGSAGQIAFGPGDTLQTIAIAVNGDTVVEAHESLFVNLSGAVGATIVDDRGQGTILNDESFISIDAVSVVEGDESIQLIDAVVSAGNAGLDTPGGMVFGPDGNLYVASKISDSILRYDVATGEFGNAFVLSGSGGLANPHGLVFGPDGNLYVTSRLTDEVLRYNGATGAFIDSFVTAGSGGMVNPIDLAFGPDGELYVSSRDTDQVLRYDGTTGAFRDTFVLPGSGGLDNPHGLVFGPDGNLYVTSPNTDPLEDGLVLRYDGTTGAFIDVFVTAGHETGGINDAIGLVFGPGGDLYVGRAGGDSVLRYDGTSGALIESYVSGGSGGLDYPLGLLFDADGNLYVSSRNTDEVLRYGAASQAVFTVSLSSPSASPVSVAFSTANATATAGNDYAATSGTLTFEPGSTSRTIIVSTLNDSDVEGDETFAVTLSNAVGSTITDGTGIGTIVDNDFANVLPTASAGIDQTISDGDNTSDQSVNLNGSGSDSDGSIVSYQWREGTTVLGNAASITPNLSVGVHTLTLIVTDNDGATASDSLVVTIHANQGPTANAGGDQNVFDADNSGSQAVTLVGSGNDNDGTIAAYQWTEGTTTLGNTATISPNLSIGTHMLTLTVTDNGGATASDTILVTVLEAPTEAVLFEDSFEVGSNSNDWNGKWGEDSQNDFFRSTQRSTAGVRSAEVDGRATNATLTTSAPIDISGYASAELTFDWLIERGFDRGEYLSLDVSTNGGASWTQNVRQLRGNVDAENSWHSESVDLGPYNSSELKIRFRSYVSSSSEDANVDNVRIVGSAATASLMAVPMMSIASSQADVELVPEVPLESRVQAVEGSSESEFKSATVDSFFTRMSRSKVNGPSLGDSADTIESSLELEEVLALLAGDQLSA